The following are encoded together in the Natronolimnobius sp. AArcel1 genome:
- a CDS encoding P-loop NTPase: MSITEHELKIKLEDIEDPDIGEDIISLGLVNDVTIDDETARISLAFNAPYAPSEMELGNQIRELCDEVGLEADLRAHVGQEHGFDDEVLPRVRNVIAVASGKGGVGKTTVAANLAAGLEKRGAMVGLLDADIHGPNVPKILPVESDPGVTPNEDIVPPRSDGVRIISMGFMMEEDDDPAILRGPMVNKFMMKFLDGVEWGRLDYLIVDLPPGTGDATLNLLQSMPVTGAVVVTTPQEMALEDTRKGIQMFNKHDTPVLGVVENMSSFVCPSCGDQHGLFGTEGADTIVDNYDVPLLGRIPIHPDFGADGSKGPIVKDDDSPVQEHVEDVVAEASDRIGEANRRTVNEHTSDTPDNTLPTETED; this comes from the coding sequence ATGAGTATCACAGAACACGAACTCAAGATCAAACTCGAGGACATCGAGGACCCTGATATCGGCGAGGACATCATCTCGCTCGGCTTGGTCAACGACGTCACGATCGACGACGAGACAGCCCGTATTTCACTCGCGTTCAACGCCCCGTATGCCCCCTCCGAGATGGAACTGGGCAATCAAATCCGGGAACTCTGTGATGAGGTTGGCCTCGAGGCCGACCTGCGAGCCCACGTCGGGCAGGAACACGGCTTCGACGACGAGGTGCTCCCGCGCGTCCGAAACGTCATCGCAGTCGCCTCCGGGAAAGGTGGCGTCGGGAAGACGACCGTCGCAGCGAATCTCGCCGCCGGCCTCGAGAAACGCGGCGCGATGGTCGGCCTACTGGATGCCGACATCCACGGCCCGAACGTGCCGAAGATTCTACCAGTCGAAAGTGATCCTGGTGTGACGCCGAACGAAGATATCGTCCCGCCGCGCTCGGATGGCGTCCGAATCATCAGTATGGGCTTCATGATGGAAGAAGATGACGACCCCGCAATCTTGCGTGGGCCGATGGTCAACAAGTTCATGATGAAGTTCTTGGACGGCGTCGAGTGGGGTCGTCTCGATTATCTTATTGTCGACCTCCCGCCGGGGACCGGCGATGCAACCTTGAACCTCCTGCAGTCGATGCCAGTCACCGGAGCCGTCGTCGTCACGACGCCCCAGGAGATGGCGCTCGAGGATACCCGAAAGGGGATTCAGATGTTCAACAAGCACGACACGCCCGTACTGGGCGTCGTCGAGAACATGAGTTCGTTCGTCTGTCCGTCCTGTGGCGACCAACATGGCCTGTTCGGGACCGAAGGTGCAGATACGATCGTCGACAACTACGACGTCCCACTGCTCGGACGCATCCCGATTCACCCCGACTTTGGTGCCGACGGTAGCAAGGGCCCAATCGTCAAAGACGACGACAGCCCGGTCCAAGAACACGTCGAGGACGTTGTCGCCGAGGCCTCCGACCGCATCGGCGAGGCAAACCGCCGCACGGTCAACGAACACACCTCGGATACGCCCGATAACACGCTTCCGACCGAGACTGAAGACTGA
- a CDS encoding winged helix-turn-helix domain-containing protein, with protein MGTKNTRIADNPDDPADLLPEESVLSLDDYLEMQAAVGDRTRFEIVYRLTHSGDLTPTELDDVMDIDDSTLHYHLNKLRDVGLIEKRVQTERDSDGLYAYYRATVLGEVILENGVEELLRREWDFSEAYDSTSN; from the coding sequence ATGGGGACGAAAAACACGCGGATCGCCGACAACCCGGACGATCCGGCTGATCTCCTTCCCGAAGAGAGCGTCCTCTCTCTGGATGACTATCTCGAGATGCAGGCTGCAGTCGGTGATCGAACCCGGTTCGAGATCGTTTACCGACTCACACACTCTGGTGATCTCACACCCACCGAACTCGACGATGTGATGGATATCGACGACAGCACGCTCCATTACCACCTCAACAAACTACGGGACGTTGGCCTGATCGAGAAACGCGTCCAAACGGAACGCGACAGCGATGGCCTCTACGCCTACTATCGTGCGACAGTCCTCGGTGAGGTCATCCTCGAGAACGGTGTCGAGGAACTCCTTCGCCGCGAGTGGGACTTCAGTGAGGCGTACGATAGCACCAGTAACTGA
- a CDS encoding asparagine synthase-related protein: MTLRGANTETVRDALERTDPLPGTTGFAGELDGRLVRDVLGREPLFLEAGETDVLQWAFEPASLDDPVPVPAGAALDADDPHLPVDTTTLERHWTLPEPEPESDQAAALEALESAIQTAHSDATAPERDIAVAFSGGVDSALVAELLDAPLYVVGFPDSHDIEAAHTAAEAMGRDLTVVDLEPADLERAVPEIVRATGRTNAMDVQIALPLYLVGERVAADGFDALAVGQGADELFGGYEKVVRLDHRVDAETTRGAVREQIRSLSEQLPRDVLSIRAAGLEPVAPLLHDAVVDAALRLPNELLADEEMRKRGFRQVAAQYLPETVAMRDKKAVQYGSLVARELDRLARQAGYKRRMDDHVDKYIASLLEDEPTPPPAE, encoded by the coding sequence ATGACGTTACGCGGTGCCAATACAGAGACTGTCCGTGACGCCCTCGAGCGAACGGACCCACTGCCCGGCACCACTGGCTTTGCAGGCGAACTTGACGGACGACTTGTCCGCGATGTCCTCGGGCGCGAACCACTGTTTCTCGAGGCCGGCGAAACGGACGTCCTGCAGTGGGCGTTCGAACCCGCTTCACTCGACGACCCCGTCCCGGTTCCAGCAGGGGCTGCCCTGGACGCAGACGATCCGCACTTGCCTGTTGACACAACCACTCTCGAGCGCCACTGGACACTCCCCGAACCCGAACCAGAATCCGATCAGGCAGCCGCCCTCGAGGCACTCGAGTCAGCGATTCAAACCGCACACAGCGACGCGACGGCCCCAGAGCGCGACATCGCCGTTGCCTTTTCGGGCGGCGTCGACTCCGCGCTCGTCGCCGAACTCCTTGATGCGCCACTCTACGTCGTTGGCTTCCCCGACAGTCACGACATCGAGGCCGCCCACACCGCCGCCGAGGCGATGGGCAGGGACCTTACCGTCGTCGACCTCGAGCCGGCAGACCTCGAGCGTGCGGTGCCCGAAATCGTCCGCGCGACGGGGCGGACGAACGCGATGGACGTCCAGATCGCCCTCCCGCTGTATCTCGTCGGCGAACGCGTCGCCGCCGACGGCTTCGACGCGCTCGCGGTCGGACAGGGTGCTGATGAACTCTTTGGGGGCTACGAAAAGGTCGTCCGGCTCGACCACCGCGTCGACGCCGAAACCACCCGCGGCGCGGTCCGCGAGCAGATTCGGAGTCTCTCCGAGCAACTGCCCCGCGACGTGCTGTCGATTCGGGCCGCCGGCCTCGAGCCGGTTGCACCCCTGCTTCACGACGCCGTCGTTGACGCGGCGCTCCGACTGCCGAACGAGCTGTTGGCCGACGAGGAGATGCGAAAACGGGGCTTCCGACAGGTTGCCGCGCAGTACCTCCCTGAGACGGTTGCGATGCGGGACAAAAAGGCAGTGCAGTACGGCAGTCTCGTCGCCCGCGAACTGGACCGACTCGCCCGGCAGGCGGGCTACAAGCGACGGATGGACGACCACGTCGACAAGTACATCGCGTCGCTGCTCGAAGACGAACCGACACCCCCGCCGGCCGAGTAG